One Streptomyces sp. B21-105 genomic region harbors:
- a CDS encoding MarR family winged helix-turn-helix transcriptional regulator, translating to MSMDMTTVADTGLLDTLQHEVAVFARRAEQTRLGGVGQVRNSMDRAAYLLLNRLDNEGPMGVKALAASMGIDSSTVTRQVAPLVDTGLVKRTSHPEDGRAVVLQLSPRGAARLEEVRSSRRQLMAELTDDWAPEEREAFCTLLTRFNTALSSRMASAGLPGAEQSPAAS from the coding sequence ATGTCGATGGACATGACGACCGTCGCTGACACCGGTCTCCTCGACACGCTGCAGCACGAGGTCGCGGTGTTCGCCCGCCGGGCCGAACAGACCCGGCTCGGCGGGGTCGGACAGGTGCGCAACTCCATGGACCGCGCCGCGTACCTGCTGCTCAACCGCCTCGACAACGAAGGTCCGATGGGCGTCAAGGCGCTCGCCGCGAGCATGGGCATCGACTCCTCGACGGTCACCCGGCAGGTGGCGCCGCTCGTCGACACCGGCCTGGTCAAGCGGACCTCGCACCCGGAGGACGGACGGGCCGTGGTGCTCCAGCTGTCCCCGCGCGGGGCGGCGCGCCTCGAGGAAGTACGGTCCTCGCGACGGCAGTTGATGGCCGAACTGACGGATGACTGGGCGCCGGAGGAGCGCGAGGCGTTCTGCACGCTCCTCACGCGCTTCAACACCGCGCTGTCCTCCCGGATGGCC
- the ilvA gene encoding threonine ammonia-lyase yields MSYSPADSLRAVTLDDVRGAQKMLSGVARATAMEGSRHLSQLVGAPVHLKCENLQRTGSFKLRGAYVRIAGLLPEERAAGVVAASAGNHAQGVALASTLLGVRSTVFMPQGAPLPKISATREYGAQVRLHGQVVDETLAAAQEYAAATGAVFIHPFDHPDVIAGQGTVGLEILEQCPEVRTIVVGIGGGGLAAGIAVAVKALRPDVRIVGVQAAGAAAYPVSLAAGRPVSIDNPTTMADGIRVGRPGDVPFGIVGDLVDEVRTVSEGELSTALLLCLERAKLVVEPAGASPVAALLSEPGAFEGPVVAVLSGGNVDPVLMERVLRHGMAAQGRYLAVRLRLTDRPGALATMLGALSVVDANVLDVGHVRTDPRLGLTEAEVELHLETKGPTHCAEVVRALREAGYTILG; encoded by the coding sequence ATGAGCTACAGCCCGGCTGACTCCTTGCGCGCCGTCACCCTCGACGATGTGCGCGGCGCCCAGAAGATGCTGTCGGGCGTGGCCCGGGCGACCGCGATGGAGGGCAGCAGGCACCTGTCCCAACTGGTCGGGGCACCAGTGCACCTCAAGTGCGAGAACCTCCAGCGGACGGGTTCGTTCAAGCTGCGCGGCGCCTACGTCAGGATCGCCGGGCTGCTGCCGGAGGAGCGGGCCGCCGGAGTCGTCGCGGCGAGCGCGGGCAACCACGCGCAGGGTGTGGCGCTGGCGTCGACGCTGCTGGGCGTGCGCTCCACGGTGTTCATGCCCCAGGGCGCGCCGCTGCCGAAGATCAGTGCGACCCGGGAGTACGGCGCTCAGGTGCGGCTGCACGGTCAGGTGGTCGACGAGACGCTGGCGGCGGCGCAGGAGTACGCGGCCGCGACGGGCGCGGTGTTCATCCACCCCTTCGACCACCCCGACGTCATCGCGGGGCAGGGCACGGTCGGTCTGGAGATCCTGGAGCAGTGCCCGGAGGTGCGCACGATCGTCGTGGGGATCGGCGGCGGGGGTCTGGCGGCGGGCATCGCGGTCGCGGTGAAGGCGCTGCGGCCGGACGTGCGGATCGTCGGCGTGCAGGCGGCGGGCGCGGCGGCGTATCCGGTCTCGCTGGCGGCCGGGCGGCCGGTGTCGATCGACAACCCCACGACGATGGCCGACGGCATCAGGGTCGGCCGGCCCGGTGACGTGCCGTTCGGCATCGTCGGCGACCTGGTGGACGAGGTGCGCACGGTGTCGGAGGGCGAGCTGTCCACCGCGCTGCTGCTGTGTCTGGAGCGGGCCAAGCTGGTCGTCGAGCCGGCCGGGGCGAGTCCGGTGGCCGCGCTGCTGAGCGAGCCGGGCGCCTTCGAGGGGCCGGTGGTCGCGGTGCTGTCCGGCGGCAACGTCGATCCCGTGCTGATGGAGCGGGTGCTGCGGCACGGCATGGCGGCGCAGGGCCGCTACCTGGCCGTTCGGCTGCGGCTGACGGACCGGCCGGGCGCCCTCGCCACCATGCTCGGGGCGTTGTCAGTGGTCGACGCTAATGTGCTGGACGTGGGCCATGTGCGGACCGACCCCCGGCTCGGGCTGACCGAGGCGGAGGTCGAGCTGCACCTGGAGACGAAGGGGCCGACGCACTGCGCCGAGGTCGTCCGAGCCCTGCGCGAGGCCGGTTACACCATCCTCGGCTGA
- a CDS encoding ATP-binding cassette domain-containing protein, protein MPGAIYAEGLVKTFGDVKALDGVDLDVPEGTVLGLLGPNGAGKTTTVRCLTTLLRPDSGRAVVAGLDVLRHPNEVRRSIGLSGQFAAVDEYLTGRENLQMVGQLYQMKAGAAKARAAELLEQFDLADAADRTAKTYSGGMRRRLDLAAALVVSPPVMFMDEPTTGLDPRNRQLLWEVIKRLVSGGTTLLLTTQYLEEADHLAHDIAVVDHGRVIARGTSDELKARTGGERVEVVVHDRGHIATAQEVLTRFGKGDTTVEQHTRKLTVPVAGGAKLLAEVIRELDARGIEIDDIGLRRPTLDDVFLSLTGHVAEEKAETNDDNGQSKEPLK, encoded by the coding sequence ATGCCAGGCGCCATCTACGCCGAAGGCCTGGTGAAGACCTTCGGCGACGTAAAGGCTCTGGACGGCGTCGACCTCGACGTCCCGGAGGGCACGGTCCTCGGCCTGCTCGGGCCGAACGGCGCGGGCAAGACCACCACGGTCCGCTGTCTGACCACCCTTCTGCGACCCGACAGCGGCCGAGCGGTGGTCGCCGGCCTCGACGTGCTCAGGCATCCCAACGAGGTGCGCCGCTCGATCGGCCTGTCCGGCCAGTTCGCCGCGGTCGACGAGTACCTCACCGGCCGCGAGAACCTGCAGATGGTCGGGCAGCTCTACCAGATGAAGGCCGGCGCGGCGAAGGCCCGGGCCGCCGAGCTCCTCGAGCAGTTCGACCTGGCGGACGCCGCCGACCGCACCGCCAAGACTTACTCCGGAGGCATGCGCCGCCGCCTCGACCTGGCCGCGGCACTGGTGGTCTCCCCGCCCGTGATGTTCATGGACGAGCCGACGACCGGCCTCGACCCCCGCAACCGCCAGTTGCTGTGGGAGGTCATCAAGCGACTCGTCTCCGGCGGCACGACGCTGCTGCTGACCACCCAGTACCTCGAAGAGGCCGACCACCTCGCGCACGACATCGCGGTCGTCGACCACGGCCGCGTCATCGCCCGCGGCACCTCCGACGAGCTGAAGGCCCGCACCGGCGGGGAGCGCGTGGAGGTCGTCGTGCACGACCGCGGGCACATCGCCACGGCGCAGGAGGTGCTGACCCGCTTCGGCAAGGGCGACACCACCGTCGAGCAGCACACCCGCAAACTCACCGTGCCCGTGGCCGGCGGCGCCAAGCTCCTCGCCGAGGTCATCCGCGAACTCGACGCCCGCGGCATCGAGATCGACGACATCGGCCTGCGCCGCCCCACCCTCGACGACGTCTTCCTGTCCCTGACCGGGCACGTGGCCGAGGAGAAGGCCGAAACCAACGACGACAACGGACAGAGTAAGGAGCCGCTGAAGTGA
- a CDS encoding ABC transporter permease, whose protein sequence is MSAVNDSLVIARRNLIRMSRIPEMIIFGLVQPIMFVVLFTYVFGGSMNIGGSTDPDVYKNFLMAGIFAQTVTFATAGAGAGIADDMHKGLIDRFRSLPMARGAVLTGRTIADLVQTGLTLFVLAVVALLVGWRPGFAEPTNFGKIMAGFGLLLLLGYAFTWIGALIGLSVRTPEAATSGGLIWLFPVTFISNAFVDSSQMASWLQPIAEWNPFSATVQACRTLFGDPGVSTSGAWPMAHPVWASIIYSVLIILLFRTLAVRKYRSATA, encoded by the coding sequence GTGAGCGCCGTGAACGACTCCCTGGTCATCGCCCGCAGGAACCTGATCCGCATGAGTCGGATCCCCGAGATGATCATTTTTGGACTGGTCCAGCCGATCATGTTCGTGGTCCTGTTCACGTACGTCTTCGGCGGCTCCATGAACATCGGCGGCTCCACCGACCCGGACGTCTACAAGAACTTCCTGATGGCCGGCATCTTCGCGCAGACCGTCACCTTCGCGACCGCCGGAGCCGGCGCGGGCATCGCCGACGACATGCACAAGGGCCTGATCGACCGCTTCCGCTCCCTGCCCATGGCCCGCGGCGCGGTCCTCACCGGCCGCACCATCGCCGACCTCGTACAGACCGGTCTGACCCTTTTCGTCCTGGCCGTCGTCGCGCTCCTCGTGGGCTGGCGCCCCGGCTTCGCGGAACCCACCAACTTCGGCAAAATCATGGCCGGCTTCGGCCTGCTGCTGCTCCTCGGTTACGCCTTCACCTGGATCGGCGCCTTGATCGGCCTGTCGGTCCGCACTCCCGAGGCGGCCACCTCCGGCGGGCTGATCTGGCTCTTCCCGGTGACCTTCATCTCCAACGCGTTCGTGGACTCCTCGCAGATGGCGTCCTGGCTGCAGCCGATCGCCGAGTGGAACCCGTTCAGCGCGACCGTCCAGGCGTGCCGCACGCTCTTCGGCGACCCGGGCGTCTCGACGTCCGGCGCATGGCCGATGGCCCATCCCGTCTGGGCCTCGATCATCTACTCGGTCCTGATCATCCTGCTGTTCAGAACGCTGGCCGTCCGCAAGTACCGCTCGGCCACCGCGTGA
- the greA gene encoding transcription elongation factor GreA encodes MTQTSESVTWLTQEAYNKLKVELEYLTGPARTEIAAKIAAAREEGDLRENGGYHAAKEEQGKQELRVRQLTQLLENAKVGEAPASTDGAVAPGMVVTIAFDGDEDDTMTFLLASREYASSDIETYSPQSPLGTGVLGHKVGEDAQYELPNGKKASVRILKAVAYSG; translated from the coding sequence GTGACCCAGACCAGCGAGTCCGTCACCTGGCTGACCCAGGAGGCGTACAACAAGCTCAAGGTCGAGCTTGAGTACCTTACTGGTCCTGCGCGCACGGAGATCGCCGCCAAGATCGCCGCCGCGCGCGAGGAGGGGGACCTGCGCGAGAACGGTGGGTACCACGCGGCCAAGGAGGAGCAGGGCAAGCAGGAGCTCCGTGTGCGCCAGCTGACCCAGCTCCTGGAGAACGCCAAGGTGGGTGAGGCCCCCGCCTCCACCGACGGCGCGGTGGCGCCCGGCATGGTCGTGACCATCGCCTTCGACGGCGACGAGGACGACACCATGACCTTCCTGCTCGCCTCGCGCGAGTACGCGAGCTCCGACATCGAGACCTACTCGCCGCAGTCCCCGCTGGGCACCGGCGTGCTCGGCCACAAGGTGGGCGAGGACGCCCAGTACGAGCTGCCCAACGGCAAGAAGGCCTCCGTGCGCATCCTCAAGGCCGTGGCCTACAGCGGCTGA
- a CDS encoding DUF4307 domain-containing protein yields MSTAGTRLPQGRYGRSSDERADHRLKITGAVLGALLLALVGYFAYHYVAKTKISAEVIAFDATSDAAVQVHLEVRKDSGTSGYCTVRSQAADGAEVGRADFRFSGSDTRIDKVVTLRTTATGTTAELLGCHAD; encoded by the coding sequence ATGAGTACTGCCGGCACGCGACTTCCGCAGGGCCGGTACGGCCGTTCCTCGGACGAGCGCGCCGACCACAGGCTCAAGATCACCGGTGCCGTGCTGGGTGCCCTGCTGCTGGCGCTGGTGGGCTATTTCGCCTACCACTACGTCGCGAAGACCAAGATCAGTGCCGAGGTGATCGCCTTCGACGCGACCTCGGACGCGGCGGTCCAGGTGCATCTCGAGGTCCGCAAGGACTCGGGCACAAGCGGCTACTGCACGGTGCGCTCGCAGGCCGCCGACGGCGCCGAGGTGGGCCGGGCGGACTTCCGGTTCTCCGGTTCGGACACCCGCATCGACAAGGTGGTCACCCTGCGGACGACCGCGACGGGCACGACGGCGGAGCTGCTCGGCTGTCACGCCGACTGA
- the mca gene encoding mycothiol conjugate amidase Mca — protein MAVHAHPDDESSKGAATMAKYVSEGVDVLVVTCTGGERGSILNPKLQGDRYIEEHIHEVRKKEMDEAREILGVRQEWLGFVDSGLPEGDPLPPLPEGCFALEDVDKAAGELVKQIRAFRPQVITTYDENGGYPHPDHIMTHKISMVAFEGADDTEKYPESEFGPAYRPLKLYYNQGFNRPRTMALHQAMLDHGLESPYGEWLKRWEEFGQRERTLTTHIPCADYFEIRDKALIAHATQIDPDGGWFRVPMEIQRKVWPTEEYELAKSRVDTAIPEDDLFAGIRDNA, from the coding sequence ATGGCCGTGCACGCCCACCCCGACGACGAGTCGAGCAAGGGCGCGGCCACCATGGCGAAGTACGTGTCCGAGGGGGTGGACGTGCTGGTCGTGACCTGCACGGGCGGGGAGCGCGGCTCCATCCTCAACCCCAAGCTGCAGGGTGACAGGTACATCGAGGAGCACATCCACGAGGTGCGCAAGAAGGAGATGGACGAGGCCCGCGAGATCCTCGGCGTCCGACAGGAGTGGCTCGGCTTCGTCGACTCCGGCCTCCCCGAGGGCGACCCGCTGCCGCCGCTCCCCGAGGGCTGCTTCGCCCTGGAGGACGTCGACAAGGCGGCCGGCGAGCTGGTGAAGCAGATCCGCGCCTTCCGTCCCCAGGTGATCACCACCTACGACGAGAACGGCGGCTACCCGCACCCCGACCACATCATGACCCACAAGATCTCCATGGTGGCGTTCGAGGGCGCGGACGACACCGAGAAGTACCCCGAGAGCGAGTTCGGCCCCGCCTACCGGCCGCTGAAGCTCTACTACAACCAGGGCTTCAACCGCCCCCGCACCATGGCGCTGCACCAGGCGATGCTCGACCACGGCCTGGAGTCCCCCTACGGGGAGTGGCTCAAGCGCTGGGAGGAGTTCGGGCAGCGCGAGCGCACGCTCACCACGCACATCCCGTGCGCCGACTACTTCGAGATCCGCGACAAGGCGCTGATCGCCCACGCCACCCAGATCGACCCGGACGGCGGCTGGTTCCGCGTCCCGATGGAGATCCAGCGGAAGGTGTGGCCCACGGAGGAGTACGAGCTCGCGAAGTCGCGCGTCGACACCGCCATCCCCGAGGACGACCTCTTCGCGGGCATCCGCGACAATGCCTGA
- a CDS encoding tetratricopeptide repeat protein produces MRDGHRAEAERLLARAVEEEVRRSGGRTDRQALLTRARGALDAMAQTAAEEYEAYARALEESEASRVSFGQRYAREGGRTPLLVAGVAALTTAVADLALGTSTGTALGAGVTVGVVGAAATVVKVAGSHLPAAHHRAGAAGQPGGAEQLRLQWLTALEVRGIRPFLDQQRVLSATTGAKKATGPLLRGADKSAAARGRTVLQQSFAQLPQPAGPFAGRRAELAQIRQWVQAARASTQTRPTVVVLHGDPGSGRTALAVRAAHDLRDQFRGACVVDLRGHSTGGAPLPTRDALLHLLNRLGAPREQLLFRERSSAEQQLKRLGELYHQHLTGLPVTVILDDASDPEQVRALVPERSDSLVLVTARTSLDLPAGLSAWVHELAVRPLEAAGAEELLVAVAQDASGPYDAEAADRITELCGGLPLALRVVGSSLGPRSPRALAADLAAYGPVEPVERALWLRYTDQPETTRRLMRRLALAGRASLGTAAAAALLATDRPEAARLLAALADAGLVDRVRGDRYRLHDLVRGFAQARLLDEEDPAERSAAQERLLVSYAELADSVLRLVDGNMSTRSDRFTPHGFTSLDEALRWLDDESSFITATLRHAEGVDQNAVMSLLGALCDYCLLRGDLYRLGEISELAQAVGQDLLVRSVQWRTGIAARQLGELDKARTTLSSVVDLYLQAHHDAGAARALCSLGITLHHQGQLTQASAKLREAMALQAAPELATDRAWTMHALAAVERDRAHLAEALDLLTRSLLLHREGGSVHGEAWAHFQLGQLHLRRGDVPRAESELRQALDLYGRTRDARGEAWAMTQLARARLIDGDAGPAAEDLRRASARHRDNEDARGEAWTVYYLGLALEETGDLNHAVRELERSRTLFSRMRDVYGLACARHHSARVTRDQRAAQTGSLRNSGFARQLLVDARADFQRIGVAHGEAWTCVELAIVDAGNTRTQAALALCEEAAALFASYGDRRGEDWARFLRCTLLPYAAPGGVEVGVAVAQEELAELRRAHHPLRDDRLTECLEAYGLLLERGVRLESGWQAWRLGLVPDRHGREVMGVDVGTG; encoded by the coding sequence ATGCGGGACGGCCATAGGGCGGAAGCCGAGCGGTTGTTGGCGCGGGCCGTGGAGGAAGAGGTACGGCGGTCCGGCGGGCGTACCGACCGGCAGGCGCTGCTGACGCGGGCGCGCGGCGCGCTGGACGCGATGGCGCAGACCGCAGCCGAGGAGTACGAGGCGTACGCCCGCGCCCTGGAGGAGTCGGAGGCCTCCCGGGTCAGCTTCGGACAGCGCTACGCGCGCGAGGGCGGCCGGACTCCGCTGCTGGTGGCCGGCGTTGCCGCCCTGACGACGGCGGTCGCCGACCTCGCGCTGGGCACGAGCACGGGCACGGCGCTCGGCGCGGGGGTGACCGTCGGGGTCGTCGGGGCGGCGGCGACGGTGGTGAAGGTGGCGGGGTCGCATCTGCCGGCCGCGCATCACCGGGCCGGTGCGGCCGGACAGCCCGGCGGCGCGGAGCAGTTGCGGTTGCAGTGGCTCACGGCGCTGGAGGTGCGCGGCATCCGGCCGTTCCTGGACCAGCAGCGGGTGCTGAGCGCGACGACCGGTGCGAAGAAGGCGACGGGACCGCTGCTGCGCGGCGCCGACAAGAGCGCGGCGGCACGCGGACGGACGGTGCTGCAGCAGTCGTTCGCGCAACTCCCCCAGCCGGCCGGTCCGTTCGCGGGGCGGCGCGCGGAACTCGCGCAGATCCGGCAGTGGGTACAGGCGGCGAGGGCCAGCACCCAGACCCGTCCCACGGTGGTCGTGCTGCACGGCGACCCCGGCAGCGGACGTACCGCCCTCGCGGTGCGGGCCGCGCACGATCTGCGCGACCAGTTCCGCGGCGCCTGCGTGGTGGACCTGCGAGGCCACAGCACGGGCGGGGCCCCGCTGCCGACCCGGGACGCCCTGCTGCATCTGCTGAACCGGCTGGGCGCGCCCCGCGAGCAGCTCCTGTTCCGTGAGCGTTCCTCGGCGGAGCAGCAGCTGAAGCGGCTGGGCGAGCTGTACCACCAGCACCTGACGGGGCTGCCGGTGACGGTGATCCTGGACGACGCCTCGGATCCCGAGCAGGTCCGTGCGCTCGTCCCGGAACGCTCCGACAGCCTGGTCCTGGTGACCGCCCGGACGTCGCTCGACCTGCCGGCCGGACTGTCCGCGTGGGTGCACGAACTGGCGGTGCGTCCGCTGGAGGCGGCGGGCGCGGAGGAACTGCTGGTCGCGGTGGCGCAGGACGCGTCGGGTCCGTACGACGCCGAGGCCGCGGACCGGATCACCGAGCTGTGCGGCGGTCTGCCGCTCGCGCTGCGCGTGGTGGGCTCCTCGCTGGGCCCGCGCTCGCCGCGCGCCCTCGCGGCCGATCTCGCGGCGTACGGTCCGGTGGAGCCGGTGGAGCGCGCGCTGTGGCTGCGCTACACCGACCAGCCGGAGACGACCCGTCGGCTGATGCGCCGGCTGGCGCTGGCCGGTCGGGCCTCGCTGGGTACGGCGGCGGCCGCCGCGCTGCTCGCGACGGACCGCCCGGAGGCGGCCCGGCTCCTCGCGGCCCTCGCCGACGCGGGCCTCGTCGACCGGGTCCGGGGCGACCGCTACCGGCTGCACGACCTGGTGCGCGGCTTCGCGCAGGCCCGGCTGCTGGACGAGGAAGACCCCGCCGAGCGTTCGGCGGCGCAGGAGCGGCTGCTGGTCAGCTACGCGGAGCTGGCCGACTCCGTGCTGCGGTTGGTCGACGGCAACATGTCGACCCGTTCCGACCGGTTCACCCCGCACGGTTTCACCTCGCTGGACGAGGCGCTGCGCTGGCTGGACGACGAGTCGAGCTTCATCACGGCGACGCTGCGGCACGCGGAGGGCGTCGACCAGAACGCGGTGATGAGTCTGCTGGGCGCGCTGTGCGACTACTGCCTGCTGCGCGGCGACCTGTACCGGCTCGGCGAGATCAGCGAGCTGGCGCAGGCGGTCGGCCAGGACCTGCTGGTCCGGTCCGTGCAGTGGCGCACCGGCATCGCGGCCCGTCAGCTGGGCGAGCTGGACAAGGCACGCACGACGCTCAGTTCGGTCGTCGACCTGTATCTGCAGGCCCACCACGACGCGGGGGCCGCGCGGGCGCTGTGTTCGCTGGGCATCACCCTGCACCACCAGGGGCAGCTCACGCAGGCGTCGGCGAAGCTGCGGGAGGCGATGGCCCTGCAGGCGGCGCCCGAACTGGCCACCGACCGCGCGTGGACGATGCACGCGCTGGCGGCGGTGGAACGCGACCGGGCCCATCTCGCGGAGGCGCTGGACCTGCTGACCCGTTCGCTGCTGCTGCACCGCGAGGGCGGCTCCGTGCACGGTGAGGCGTGGGCGCACTTCCAGCTGGGGCAGCTGCATCTGCGGCGGGGGGATGTGCCGCGGGCCGAGTCCGAGCTGCGGCAGGCTCTCGACCTGTACGGCCGCACCCGCGACGCGCGCGGCGAGGCGTGGGCGATGACGCAGCTGGCGCGGGCCCGTCTGATCGACGGCGACGCGGGGCCGGCGGCGGAGGACCTGCGGCGGGCTTCGGCCCGGCACCGGGACAACGAGGACGCGCGCGGTGAGGCGTGGACGGTGTACTACCTGGGCCTCGCGCTGGAGGAGACGGGTGATCTGAACCACGCGGTCCGCGAGCTGGAACGTTCCCGCACTCTCTTCTCCCGTATGCGGGACGTCTACGGGCTGGCCTGTGCCCGGCATCATTCGGCGCGGGTGACCCGGGACCAGCGTGCCGCGCAGACCGGTTCGCTGCGCAATTCGGGCTTCGCCCGGCAGCTCCTGGTCGACGCCCGCGCCGATTTCCAGCGCATCGGCGTCGCCCACGGCGAGGCCTGGACGTGCGTCGAGCTGGCGATCGTCGACGCGGGCAACACCCGTACCCAGGCGGCCCTCGCGCTGTGCGAGGAGGCGGCGGCCCTGTTCGCGTCGTACGGGGACCGGCGCGGCGAGGACTGGGCCCGCTTCCTGCGCTGCACGCTTCTGCCGTACGCGGCGCCGGGCGGTGTGGAGGTGGGCGTCGCGGTGGCTCAGGAGGAGCTGGCGGAGCTGCGGCGGGCGCACCATCCGCTGCGTGACGACCGGCTGACCGAGTGCCTGGAGGCCTACGGCCTCCTGCTGGAACGCGGTGTGCGCCTGGAGTCGGGCTGGCAGGCCTGGCGTCTGGGACTGGTACCGGACAGGCACGGCCGGGAGGTCATGGGAGTGGACGTCGGCACGGGGTGA
- a CDS encoding thioredoxin domain-containing protein yields MANRLAHETSPYLLQHADNPVDWWPWSAEAFEEARRRGVPVLLSVGYSSCHWCHVMAHESFEDQETADRLNDHFVNIKVDREERPDVDAVYMEAVQAATGQGGWPMTVFLTPEAEPFYFGTYFPPAPRHGMPSFRQVLEGVHQAWTERRDEVAEVAGKIVRDLAGREISYGDSQAPGEQELSQALLGLTREYDAQRGGFGGAPKFPPSMVLEFLLRHAARTGAEGALQMARDTCERMARGGIYDQLGGGFARYSVDRDWVIPHFEKMLYDNALLCRVYAHLWRATGSELARRVALETADFMVRELRTAEGGFASALDADSDDGEGNHVEGAYYVWTPAQLAAALGPKDAELAARCFGVTEEGTFEHGASVLQLPQQEGVFDAERIAGVKETLLRARALRPAPGRDDKVVAAWNGLAIAALAETGAYFDRPDLVDAAVAAADLLVRLHLDDQARLSRTSKDGHVGANAGVLEDYADVAEGFLALASVTGEGVWLEFAGFLLDHVLARFVDPESGALFDTAADAEQLIRRPQDPTDNAVPSGWTAAAGALLSYAAHTGSEPHRTAAERASGVVKALGPRVPRFIGWGLAVAEALLDGPREVAVVGSGTDDPASKALHRTALLGNAPGAVVAFGVPGGDEFPLLADRPLRGGAPTAYVCRDFTCDAPTTDPEHLRTALGGREQPAG; encoded by the coding sequence ATGGCGAACCGACTGGCCCATGAGACGTCCCCCTACCTGCTCCAGCATGCCGACAACCCCGTCGACTGGTGGCCCTGGTCGGCGGAGGCCTTCGAGGAGGCGCGCAGGCGGGGCGTGCCGGTGCTGCTGAGCGTGGGATACAGCAGCTGCCACTGGTGCCATGTGATGGCTCACGAGTCCTTCGAGGACCAGGAGACCGCCGACCGCCTCAACGACCACTTCGTCAACATCAAGGTCGACCGGGAGGAGCGTCCCGACGTCGACGCCGTCTACATGGAAGCCGTGCAGGCGGCCACCGGGCAGGGCGGGTGGCCGATGACCGTGTTCCTGACGCCCGAGGCCGAGCCGTTCTACTTCGGTACGTACTTCCCGCCCGCGCCCCGGCACGGCATGCCCTCCTTCCGGCAGGTGCTGGAGGGGGTGCATCAGGCGTGGACGGAGCGGCGGGACGAGGTGGCCGAGGTCGCCGGGAAGATCGTCCGGGATCTGGCGGGGCGGGAGATCTCCTACGGGGACAGCCAGGCGCCCGGGGAGCAGGAGCTGTCGCAGGCGCTGCTCGGGCTGACCCGGGAGTACGACGCGCAGCGCGGCGGTTTCGGCGGTGCACCGAAGTTCCCGCCGTCGATGGTGCTCGAGTTCCTGCTGCGGCACGCCGCGCGGACCGGCGCCGAGGGCGCGTTGCAGATGGCGCGGGACACCTGTGAGCGGATGGCGCGCGGCGGGATCTACGACCAGCTCGGCGGCGGGTTCGCCCGGTACTCCGTCGACCGTGACTGGGTGATCCCGCACTTCGAGAAGATGCTTTACGACAACGCCCTGTTGTGCCGCGTCTACGCGCACCTGTGGCGGGCCACCGGGAGTGAACTGGCCCGGCGGGTAGCGCTGGAGACCGCCGACTTCATGGTGCGTGAACTGCGCACCGCCGAGGGCGGGTTCGCCTCGGCGCTCGACGCCGACAGCGACGACGGCGAGGGCAACCACGTCGAGGGCGCGTACTACGTGTGGACGCCCGCGCAGCTCGCCGCGGCGCTCGGCCCGAAGGACGCCGAACTCGCCGCCCGCTGTTTCGGCGTGACCGAGGAGGGCACCTTCGAGCACGGTGCTTCCGTCCTGCAGCTCCCGCAGCAGGAAGGCGTGTTCGACGCCGAGCGGATCGCCGGTGTCAAGGAGACGCTGCTGCGTGCGCGTGCGCTGCGCCCCGCGCCCGGCCGGGACGACAAGGTCGTCGCCGCGTGGAACGGCCTCGCGATCGCCGCGCTCGCCGAGACCGGCGCCTACTTCGACCGTCCGGACCTGGTGGACGCGGCCGTCGCCGCCGCCGACCTCCTCGTCCGGCTGCACCTGGACGACCAGGCGCGTCTGTCGCGGACCAGCAAGGACGGTCACGTCGGGGCCAACGCGGGCGTCCTGGAGGACTACGCCGACGTCGCCGAGGGGTTCCTCGCGCTGGCCTCGGTCACCGGGGAGGGCGTCTGGCTGGAGTTCGCCGGGTTCCTGCTCGACCACGTCCTCGCCCGGTTCGTCGACCCGGAGTCCGGCGCGCTGTTCGACACCGCCGCCGACGCCGAGCAGCTCATCCGGCGTCCGCAGGACCCGACGGACAACGCCGTGCCGTCCGGCTGGACCGCCGCGGCCGGTGCGCTGCTGAGCTACGCGGCCCACACCGGTTCCGAGCCGCACCGCACCGCAGCGGAGCGGGCGTCGGGCGTGGTGAAGGCGCTCGGGCCGCGGGTGCCCCGGTTCATCGGGTGGGGGCTGGCCGTGGCCGAGGCGCTGCTCGACGGCCCGCGCGAGGTCGCCGTCGTCGGCTCCGGCACGGACGACCCGGCGTCGAAGGCCCTGCACCGCACGGCGCTGCTGGGCAACGCGCCGGGCGCGGTCGTCGCCTTCGGCGTCCCGGGCGGCGACGAGTTCCCGCTGCTCGCCGACCGTCCGCTGCGCGGCGGCGCACCGACCGCGTACGTCTGCCGCGACTTCACCTGCGACGCCCCCACCACCGACCCGGAGCACCTGCGCACCGCGCTGGGCGGCCGGGAGCAGCCGGCGGGTTAG